Proteins encoded together in one Drosophila albomicans strain 15112-1751.03 chromosome 2R, ASM965048v2, whole genome shotgun sequence window:
- the LOC117573763 gene encoding probable 2-oxoglutarate dehydrogenase E1 component DHKTD1 homolog, mitochondrial isoform X1: MLRHFVSSEGKFAGLVGTQTRPHRSYHSKKGVWGYRPVAKRVFEVAEEAKLARNSQGNVYRWVEAFRQHGHKLAAVNPISIKEPNSESSELQELNPAFYGLQTQQAVRTANLLSAPAASSGGSQNVQNVAQLEQLLRDIYCGSAASAEFAYIEDTEEREWLARNFETLNEHQLQSTERCEIAELLIKSQAWDNFMALKFPTVKRYSGEGAESMLAFFWQLLRDSVQANIEHVVLAMPHRGRTSLQAAMFNMRPAKVFRKLSGTSEFADNIEAMSDVITHFHVSEQLQVLGKSINFSMIRNPSHLEAANPVAMGKTRSKQQTRGEGAFDNAATAQPFGQHVVNVILHGDAAFAGQGINQECLNMAYVPHFEVGGSVHLIVNNQVGFTTPADRGRSSAYSSDLAKSIQAPVFHVNGDDPEAVARITNLAFRYQREFRKDIFIDMNCFRRWGHNEVDDPTFTNPLIYKIIHQRQSVPDLYADKLATEGVLSKDEAKQLREKYMAHLGEELALAPTYVPPPSFFEKQWAGLTSAPANELTYWDTGLDYGLLHWIGQQSVAYPEDFSVHPHLLKTHIQGRLKKLEAGNKIDWATAEALAIGSLMYQGHNVRISGEDVGRGTFSHRHAMLVDQKTNEMYIPLNHIEGGNGGKLELAHSILSEEAVLAFEYGMAIDNPQNLIIWEAQFGDFANGAQIIIDTFIVSGETKWMDSNALVMLLPHGYDGVASEHSSCRIERFLQLCDSKETSPDGDGVNVHVVNPTTPAQYYHVLRRQLARNFRKPLVVIAPKTLLRLSAATSTHEDFQPGSMFHNVLGDNTVQPEQVRKVILCSGKHYYNLVEERQKREAHDTAIVRLESLCPFPVQELQAQLAQYGNVQSFIWSQEEHRNMGAWTFVRPRFENLIGQQLKYCGRSEAPTPATGIGKVHKQEAAEVVAAPFEV; this comes from the exons ATGCTGCGTCACTTTGTGAGTTCGGAAGGCAAATTTGCCGGCTTAGTGGGCACACAGACACGCCCACACCGCAGCTATCACAGCAAGAAAGGCGTCTGGGGCTATCGACCGGTCGCCAAGCGCGTCTTTGAAG TTGCGGAAGAAGCGAAACTGGCAAGGAACTCTCAGGGTAATGTCTATCGCTGGGTCGAGGCCTTTCGCCAGCACGGACACAAATTGGCGGCAGTAAATCCCATCAGCATCAAAGAGCCCAACAGCGAAAg CAGCGAGCTGCAGGAATTAAATCCCGCATTTTATGGACTGCAGACGCAGCAAGCGGTGCGCACCGCCAACCTCTTGAGTGCTCCAGCGGCATCTTCTGGTGGCAGCCAAAATGTCCAAAATGTTGCCcagctggagcagctgctgcgggACATTTACTGCGGCAGCGCAGCGAGCGCTGAGTTTGCCTACATCGAG GATACTGAGGAACGCGAATGGCTGGCTCGCAATTTTGAGACACTCAACGAACACCAGCTGCAGTCGACGGAGCGCTGCGAAATTGCCGAATTGCTAATTAAGTCGCAGGCATGGGACAATTTCATGGCCCTCAAATTTCCCACAGTCAAGCGTTATAGCGGCGAAGGAGCCGAGTCCATGTTGGCCTTCTTCTGGCAGCTACTGCGCGACAGTGTGCAAG caaacatTGAGCATGTGGTTCTGGCGATGCCCCACCGAGGACGCACCTCGCTGCAAGCGGCAATGTTCAACATGCGACCGGCGAAAGTTTTTCGCAAACTAAGCGGCACATCAGAGTTTGCCGACAACATCGAGGCCATGTCCGACGTCATAACTCACTTCC ATGTTTCGGAGCAGCTGCAAGTGCTGGGCAAAAGCATCAACTTTAGCATGATACGCAATCCCTCGCACTTGGAG GCAGCTAATCCTGTGGCCATGGGCAAGACACGTTCCAAGCAGCAGACTCGCGGCGAAGGCGCCTTCGACAACGCGGCTACAGCTCAACCCTTTGGCCAACATGTGGTCAATGTGATACTCCATGGTGATGCCGCTTTTGCTGGCCAGGGCATCAATCAGGAGTGCCTCAACATGGCCTACGTGCCGCACTTTGAAGTCGGCGGCAGCGTGCATCTCATTGTCAACAATCAAGTGGGCTTCACCACGCCTGCAGATCGTGGACGTTCCTCTGCCTATTCCTCTGATCTGGCCAAATCGATACAGGCGCCTGTATTCCACGTCAACGGAGATGATCCCGAAGCTGTGGCACGCATCACCAATTTGGCCTTCCGTTATCAGCGCGAGTTCCGCAAAGATATCTTCATCGATATGAACTGCTTCCGTCGTTGGGGTCACAATGAGGTCGATGACCCAACGTTCACCAATCCTTTGATCTATAAAATCATTCATCAGCGTCAGTCTGTACCCGATCTCTATGCCGACAAACTGGCCACAGAAGGTGTCTTAAGCAAAGACGAGGCCAAGCAGCTGCGTGAGAAGTACATGGCTCATCTGGGCGAGGAACTGGCTCTGGCGCCCACCTATGTACCGCCTCCTTCGTTCTTTGAGAAGCAATGGGCTGGCCTCACCTCAGCACCAGCTAATGAACTGACCTATTGGGACACCGGCTTGGACTATGGTCTGCTCCACTGGATTGGCCAGCAGAGCGTGGCGTATCCCGAGGACTTT AGCGTGCATCCACATCTGCTCAAGACCCACATCCAAGGACGCCTCAAGAAGCTAGAGGCAGGCAACAAAATCGACTGGGCCACAGCCGAGGCATTGGCCATTGGCAGTCTGATGTACCAGGGCCACAATGTGCGCATCAGTGGCGAGGATGTGGGACGCGGTACCTTCTCCCATCGCCATGCCATGCTGGTGGATCAGAAGACCAACGAAATGTACATTCCCCTCAATCACATCGAAGGCGGCAACGGTGGCAAATTGGAGCTGGCTCACAGCATTTTATCCGAGGAGGCTGTGTTGGCTTTCGAATATGGCATGGCCATTGATAATCCACAGAATCTGATTATATGGGAGGCGCAATTCGGTGACTTTGCCAATGGCGCCCAAATCATTATTGATACCTTCATAGTTTCGGGCGAAA CCAAATGGATGGACTCAAATGCACTTGTCATGCTGTTGCCACATGGTTACGATGGTGTTGCCTCCGAGCACAGTTCGTGCCGCATCGAACGCTTCCTGCAGCTGTGCGACTCGAAGGAAACATCGCCCGATGGCGATGGCGTCAATGTGCATGTGGTGAACCCCACAACACCTGCCCAGTACTATCATGTGCTGCGTCGCCAGCTGGCACGCAACTTCCGCAAGCCTTTGGTGGTGATAGCACCCAAGACTCTTCTCCGCCTGTCGGCAGCGACCTCAACGCACGAGGACTTCCAGCCGGGCAGCATGTTCCACAATGTGCTAG GAGATAACACCGTGCAACCGGAACAGGTGCGCAAGGTCATCTTGTGCAGCGGCAAGCACTATTACAATTTGGTCGAGGAGCGGCAGAAGCGTGAGGCTCACGATACGGCCATTGTGCGTCTGGAATCGTTGTGCCCCTTCCCCGTGCAGGAGCTGCAAGCCCAGCTGGCGCAATACGGCAACGTGCAAT CGTTCATTTGGAGCCAGGAGGAGCATCGCAATATGGGTGCCTGGACATTTGTGCGGCCACgctttgaaaatttaattgggCAGCAG ctCAAATACTGCGGTCGCTCTGAGGCACCAACTCCAGCCACTGGCATTGGCAAAGTGCATAAACAGGAAGCTGCTGAGGTTGTCGCTGCCCCCTTTGAAGTTTAG
- the LOC117573762 gene encoding chaoptin, whose product MGLEFFFKFGYAFLTITLIIMIWMSLARASMFSRETEETRYPPCTYNVMCTCSQSSTDLGIVHCKNVPFPALPRMVNQSKVFMLHMENTGLREIEPYFLQSTGMYRLKISGNHLTEIPDDAFTGLERSLWELILPQNDLVEIPSKSLRHLQKLRILDLSDNHITAIHHDSFRGLEESLQSLILGENCISMLQSHSFSGLLNLETLDLSGNSLFEIDPNVFIDGMPRLTRLLLTDNILSEIPYDALGPLKSLRTLDISHNVIWSLSGNETYDIKANTKLNLDNLHLEYNHIEVLPPNSFKYFDTVNRTFFDGNPIHTLRDDAFKPARIREIYMRYCGLTNISPVAFDSLVNSLQILDLSGNNLTKLHHKLFNNFDVLRVISMRDNKIKIPKPTETFNAMHYTLLKLDLSGDRNDPTNLQTLRNMTRMRNMRSLSISRMGSSSVGPEDFKDFGVELEDLQITRASLSGIQSHAFKHVRGLKRLDFSENGISSIENDAFHEIGHSLISLKMSHGYSGSALPAEALRHLTSLQELDFSNNHISSMSDTSFHFLKNLRLLELHDNRIEQVLKGTFQGDIHSKLEEISLRFNHLTSISQHTFFDLEALRKLQLDDNKIDKVERRAFMNLDELEYLSLRGNKLNNLAEESFQNLPKLEILDMAFNQLPNFNFDYFDQVGTLSNLKVNVSHNQIRQLMYNSSWSGRNEHGGMYHSNIKILDLSHNNISIIYPGYFRPAEISLTHLHLGYNSLMNTTRDVFGNMPHLQWLDLSYNWIHELDFDAFKNTKQLQLVFFDHNYLTDIPQDIFKPVQGLRIVDFSHNKLRGLPDNLFYNGGMEKLDVSHNMLLKIPSSSLSSLAALTLCELHLSNNFISTIHSMDLSNKFRSLRYLDISYNYLLRIDDAVFATMPKLAVLDLSHNRDLKVMDKSFMGLETSLIKLGLENVSLSTVPEIRLKYLREFRLGYNELPSIPQELAHNMSNLRMLDLSNNDLTNVPLMTQSLPHLRRLMLSGNPITSLNNNSFDGVNEDLEMLDISNFRLHYFEYGCLDSLPHLRSLKLTAYSHLEHFNIPHLLRHHHNIRELWIEAPQPFTRIVKKGSGPTQEMQTVQLGMPTDLLREMEGHLPSKLTNITFSGPQFTNINERILRGMRSPYLYMQLFNTSLQALPPNFFKHMGRVRNISLDIRYHNRNLKKIPNPNTGAVPYLPNSVFLTDLKMSHTDLNCDCDLGWVEFWQRKRRQYICSSQTWTDTVFRTFMNSPCQVYGRHNCDDHDDDLRETRCDNKGGQQLLEALKFDLECGWDNANCKETALIVIAVCLGFVFWM is encoded by the exons ATG GGTCTTGAATTCTTCTTCAAATTTGGCTATGCCTTCCTTACCATAACGCTGATCATCATGATCTGGATGTCCTTGGCGCGTGCCTCGATGTTCAGTCGCGAAACGGAAGAAACTCGTTATCCGCCGTGTACTTACAATGTTATGTGTACGTGTTCCCAATCCTCGACAGATCTGGGCATTGTGCACTGCAAAAATGTGCCATTTCCCGCATTGCCACGCATGGTGAACCAATCAAAG GTTTTCATGTTACACATGGAGAATACGGGATTGCGAGAAATCGAGCCATATTTCCTGCAATCGACAGGCATGTATCGCCTGAAGATATCGGGCAATCATTTGACTGAGATACCCGATGATGCGTTCACTGGCCTGGAACGTTCGCTGTGGGAATTGATATTGCCACAAAACGATCTGGTCGAGATTCCTTCGAAATCGCTGCGACATCTGCAGAAGCTACGTATTCTGGATTTGTCGGATAATCATATAACGGCCATACACCACGATTCGTTTCGTGGCCTAGAGGAATCGTTGCAGAGTTTGATTCTAGGCGAGAATTGCATCTCCATGCTGCAGTCACACAGTTTTTCGGGTCTGCTCAATCTCGAGACGTTGGATTTGAGTGGGAATAGTCTGTTCGAGATAGATCCCAATGTGTTTATTGATGGGATGCCGCGTTTGACGCGGCTGTTGCTTACGGATAACATTCTCTCGGAGATTCCCTACGATGCACTGGGTCCGCTAAAAAGTCTGCGTACGCTGGACATTTCCCACAATGTCATCTGGTCTTTGAGTGGCAATGAAACGTACGACATTAAGGCCAACACCAAACTGAATCTGGACAATCTGCACTTGGAGTACAATCACATTGAAGTGCTCCCACCGAATTcgttcaaatattttgatacCGTCAATCGCACCTTCTTCGATGGCAACCCGATCCACACACTGCGA GATGATGCATTTAAACCTGCTCGCATACGTGAGATCTATATGCGTTATTGTGGTCTCACGAATATTTCGCCGGTGGCCTTTGATAGTTTGGTGAATAGTCTGCAGATTTTGGATCTGTCGGGCAACAATCTAACCAAGTTACACCACAAGCTGTTCAATAATTTCGATGTCTTGAG GGTCATCAGCATGCGTGACAATAAGATCAAAATCCCGAAGCCCACGGAAACCTTTAATGCCATGCATTATACGTTGCTTAAACTGGATCTGAGTGGCGATCGCAATGATCCAACCAATCTGCAAACGTTGCGCAA tATGACCAGAATGCGGAACATGCGATCGCTGTCCATCTCACGCATGGGCTCCTCCTCGGTGGGACCTGAGGACTTCAAGGACTTTGGTGTCGAACTGGAGGATCTGCAGATAACGCGCGCGAGTCTCTCGGGCATACAATCGCATGCTTTCAAGCATGTACGAGGATTAAAGCGTCTGGACTTTAGTGAGAATGGCATTTCCAGCATTGAGAATGATGCGTTCCATGAA ATTGGACACTCGCTGATCTCGTTAAAGATGTCGCATGGCTATTCTGGCAGTGCTTTGCCTGCAGAGGCATTGAGACATCTTACTTCGCTGCAGGAGCTGGACTTTAGCAATAATCACATTAGCAGCATGAGTGATACGAGTTTCCATTTCCTGAAGAATCTGCGATTGCTGGAGCTGCACGACAATCGCATTGAGCAGGTGCTGAAGGGCACTTTCCAAGGCGATATACACTCGAAGCTGGAGGAGATTTCGTTGCGTTTCAATCACTTGACATCGATATCGCAACACACTTTCTTTGACTTGGAAGCGTTGCGCAAACTGCAGTTGGATGACAATAAAATCGACAAGGTCGAGCGTCGTGCATTTATGAATTTGGATGAATTGGAGTATCTGAGCTTGCGTGGCAATAAACTCAACAATTTGGCTGAGGAATCTTTCCAAAATCTGCCCAAACTCGAGATATTGGATATGGCTTTCAATCAGCTGCCAAACTTTAATTTCGATTACTTTGATCAAGTTGGAACGTTGTCCAATTTAAAGGTGAATGTTAGCCACAATCAGATCCGGCAGCTGATGTACAATTCATCATGGAGTGGACGCAATGAGCATG GCGGCATGTATCACTCGAATATTAAGATCTTGGATCTGTCCCACAATAACATCTCGATTATCTATCCTGGTTATTTCCGGCCTGCTGAGATCTCTTTGACCCACTTGCATTTGGGTTATAATTCACTCATG AACACCACTCGAGATGTGTTTGGCAACATGCCGCATTTGCAGTGGCTTGATCTTAGCTATAATTGGATACATGAGCTGGACTTTGATGCCttcaaaaataccaaacagcTGCAGTTGGTCTTCTTCGATCACAATTACTTGACCGACATTCCACAGGATATCTTTAAGCCAGTGCAAGGATTGCGCATTGTGGACTTTTCGCACAACAAACTGCGCGGTTTGCCCGATAATCTCTTCTACAATGGTGGCATGGAGAA atTGGATGTTTCGCACAATATGCTACTGAAGATACCATCCTCTTCGCTCTCCAGTTTGGCTGCCTTGACGCTCTGCGAACTGCATTTGTccaataatttcatttctacCATACACAGCATGGATTTGTCGAACAAGTTCAGA TCCCTTCGTTATCTAGACATCTCGTATAACTATTTGCTGCGAATCGATGATGCTGTCTTTGCCACAATGCCCAAATTGGCAGTGCTTGATCTTTCCCACAATCGTGATCTAAAAGTTATGGATAAATCGTTTATGGGACTGGAAACTTCGCTAATTAAGCTCGGCTTGGAGAATGTTTCACTCAGCACAGTGCCTGAGATACGTTTGAAGTATCTGCGAGAATTCCGTCTGGGCTACAATGAACTGCCTTCCATTCCCCAGGAGCTGGCGCATAACATGAGCAATCTACGCATGCTGGATCTCTCCAACAATGACTTGACCAATGTTCCTCTAATGACGCAATCGTTGCCACACTTGCG CCGTCTAATGCTCTCAGGAAACCCCATTACCTcgctcaacaacaacagctttgATGGCGTTAACGAGGATCTCGAAATGCTGGACATCTCCAACTTCCGTTTGCATTATTTCGAGTATGGTTGCCTCGATTCGCTGCCCCACTTGCGTTCGCTTAAGTTAACTGCCTATTCGCACCTGGAGCACTTTAATATTCCTCATTTGCTGCGCCATCATCATAATATCAGAGAACTGTGGATTGAGGCGCCGCAGCCTTTCACACGCATTGTCAAGAAGGGTTCGGGACCCACGCAGGAAATGCAGACAGTGCAGCTGGGCATGCCAACAGATCTGCTACGTGAAATGGAAGGACATCTGCCTTCAAAGCTGACAAACATTACGTTTAGTGGGCCGCAGTTTACGAATATTAACGAGCGCATACTTAGA GGCATGCGTTCTCCTTACCTGTATATGCAATTGTTTAATACCTCACTGCAAGCCTTGCCGCCAAACTTCTTCAAGCACATGGGGCGGGTACGCAATATTTCGCTGGACATACGCTATCACAATCGCAATTTGAAGAAGATACCAAATCCAAACACTGGCGCAGTGCCTTATCTGCCAAACAGCGTCTTCCTGACCGATCTCAAGATGTCTCACACGGATCTCaactgcgattgcgatttgGG TTGGGTGGAGTTCTGGCAGCGCAAGCGTAGACAATACATCTGCTCCTCGCAGACCTGGACCGATACAGTTTTCCGCACGTTCATGAACTCACCGTGCCAGGTTTATGGACGTCACAATTGCGATGATCACGACGACGATCTTCGCGAGACGCGTTGTGATAACAAAGGCGGTCAACAGCTCTTGGAA GCTTTGAAATTTGATCTGGAGTGCGGTTGGGACAATGCCAATTGTAAAGAAACAGCCCTGATTGTAATAGCCGTGTGCCTGGGCTTTGTGTTCTGGATGTGA
- the LOC117573763 gene encoding probable 2-oxoglutarate dehydrogenase E1 component DHKTD1 homolog, mitochondrial isoform X2, translated as MLRHFVSSEGKFAGLVGTQTRPHRSYHSKKGVWGYRPVAKRVFEVAEEAKLARNSQGNVYRWVEAFRQHGHKLAAVNPISIKEPNSESELQELNPAFYGLQTQQAVRTANLLSAPAASSGGSQNVQNVAQLEQLLRDIYCGSAASAEFAYIEDTEEREWLARNFETLNEHQLQSTERCEIAELLIKSQAWDNFMALKFPTVKRYSGEGAESMLAFFWQLLRDSVQANIEHVVLAMPHRGRTSLQAAMFNMRPAKVFRKLSGTSEFADNIEAMSDVITHFHVSEQLQVLGKSINFSMIRNPSHLEAANPVAMGKTRSKQQTRGEGAFDNAATAQPFGQHVVNVILHGDAAFAGQGINQECLNMAYVPHFEVGGSVHLIVNNQVGFTTPADRGRSSAYSSDLAKSIQAPVFHVNGDDPEAVARITNLAFRYQREFRKDIFIDMNCFRRWGHNEVDDPTFTNPLIYKIIHQRQSVPDLYADKLATEGVLSKDEAKQLREKYMAHLGEELALAPTYVPPPSFFEKQWAGLTSAPANELTYWDTGLDYGLLHWIGQQSVAYPEDFSVHPHLLKTHIQGRLKKLEAGNKIDWATAEALAIGSLMYQGHNVRISGEDVGRGTFSHRHAMLVDQKTNEMYIPLNHIEGGNGGKLELAHSILSEEAVLAFEYGMAIDNPQNLIIWEAQFGDFANGAQIIIDTFIVSGETKWMDSNALVMLLPHGYDGVASEHSSCRIERFLQLCDSKETSPDGDGVNVHVVNPTTPAQYYHVLRRQLARNFRKPLVVIAPKTLLRLSAATSTHEDFQPGSMFHNVLGDNTVQPEQVRKVILCSGKHYYNLVEERQKREAHDTAIVRLESLCPFPVQELQAQLAQYGNVQSFIWSQEEHRNMGAWTFVRPRFENLIGQQLKYCGRSEAPTPATGIGKVHKQEAAEVVAAPFEV; from the exons ATGCTGCGTCACTTTGTGAGTTCGGAAGGCAAATTTGCCGGCTTAGTGGGCACACAGACACGCCCACACCGCAGCTATCACAGCAAGAAAGGCGTCTGGGGCTATCGACCGGTCGCCAAGCGCGTCTTTGAAG TTGCGGAAGAAGCGAAACTGGCAAGGAACTCTCAGGGTAATGTCTATCGCTGGGTCGAGGCCTTTCGCCAGCACGGACACAAATTGGCGGCAGTAAATCCCATCAGCATCAAAGAGCCCAACAGCGAAAg CGAGCTGCAGGAATTAAATCCCGCATTTTATGGACTGCAGACGCAGCAAGCGGTGCGCACCGCCAACCTCTTGAGTGCTCCAGCGGCATCTTCTGGTGGCAGCCAAAATGTCCAAAATGTTGCCcagctggagcagctgctgcgggACATTTACTGCGGCAGCGCAGCGAGCGCTGAGTTTGCCTACATCGAG GATACTGAGGAACGCGAATGGCTGGCTCGCAATTTTGAGACACTCAACGAACACCAGCTGCAGTCGACGGAGCGCTGCGAAATTGCCGAATTGCTAATTAAGTCGCAGGCATGGGACAATTTCATGGCCCTCAAATTTCCCACAGTCAAGCGTTATAGCGGCGAAGGAGCCGAGTCCATGTTGGCCTTCTTCTGGCAGCTACTGCGCGACAGTGTGCAAG caaacatTGAGCATGTGGTTCTGGCGATGCCCCACCGAGGACGCACCTCGCTGCAAGCGGCAATGTTCAACATGCGACCGGCGAAAGTTTTTCGCAAACTAAGCGGCACATCAGAGTTTGCCGACAACATCGAGGCCATGTCCGACGTCATAACTCACTTCC ATGTTTCGGAGCAGCTGCAAGTGCTGGGCAAAAGCATCAACTTTAGCATGATACGCAATCCCTCGCACTTGGAG GCAGCTAATCCTGTGGCCATGGGCAAGACACGTTCCAAGCAGCAGACTCGCGGCGAAGGCGCCTTCGACAACGCGGCTACAGCTCAACCCTTTGGCCAACATGTGGTCAATGTGATACTCCATGGTGATGCCGCTTTTGCTGGCCAGGGCATCAATCAGGAGTGCCTCAACATGGCCTACGTGCCGCACTTTGAAGTCGGCGGCAGCGTGCATCTCATTGTCAACAATCAAGTGGGCTTCACCACGCCTGCAGATCGTGGACGTTCCTCTGCCTATTCCTCTGATCTGGCCAAATCGATACAGGCGCCTGTATTCCACGTCAACGGAGATGATCCCGAAGCTGTGGCACGCATCACCAATTTGGCCTTCCGTTATCAGCGCGAGTTCCGCAAAGATATCTTCATCGATATGAACTGCTTCCGTCGTTGGGGTCACAATGAGGTCGATGACCCAACGTTCACCAATCCTTTGATCTATAAAATCATTCATCAGCGTCAGTCTGTACCCGATCTCTATGCCGACAAACTGGCCACAGAAGGTGTCTTAAGCAAAGACGAGGCCAAGCAGCTGCGTGAGAAGTACATGGCTCATCTGGGCGAGGAACTGGCTCTGGCGCCCACCTATGTACCGCCTCCTTCGTTCTTTGAGAAGCAATGGGCTGGCCTCACCTCAGCACCAGCTAATGAACTGACCTATTGGGACACCGGCTTGGACTATGGTCTGCTCCACTGGATTGGCCAGCAGAGCGTGGCGTATCCCGAGGACTTT AGCGTGCATCCACATCTGCTCAAGACCCACATCCAAGGACGCCTCAAGAAGCTAGAGGCAGGCAACAAAATCGACTGGGCCACAGCCGAGGCATTGGCCATTGGCAGTCTGATGTACCAGGGCCACAATGTGCGCATCAGTGGCGAGGATGTGGGACGCGGTACCTTCTCCCATCGCCATGCCATGCTGGTGGATCAGAAGACCAACGAAATGTACATTCCCCTCAATCACATCGAAGGCGGCAACGGTGGCAAATTGGAGCTGGCTCACAGCATTTTATCCGAGGAGGCTGTGTTGGCTTTCGAATATGGCATGGCCATTGATAATCCACAGAATCTGATTATATGGGAGGCGCAATTCGGTGACTTTGCCAATGGCGCCCAAATCATTATTGATACCTTCATAGTTTCGGGCGAAA CCAAATGGATGGACTCAAATGCACTTGTCATGCTGTTGCCACATGGTTACGATGGTGTTGCCTCCGAGCACAGTTCGTGCCGCATCGAACGCTTCCTGCAGCTGTGCGACTCGAAGGAAACATCGCCCGATGGCGATGGCGTCAATGTGCATGTGGTGAACCCCACAACACCTGCCCAGTACTATCATGTGCTGCGTCGCCAGCTGGCACGCAACTTCCGCAAGCCTTTGGTGGTGATAGCACCCAAGACTCTTCTCCGCCTGTCGGCAGCGACCTCAACGCACGAGGACTTCCAGCCGGGCAGCATGTTCCACAATGTGCTAG GAGATAACACCGTGCAACCGGAACAGGTGCGCAAGGTCATCTTGTGCAGCGGCAAGCACTATTACAATTTGGTCGAGGAGCGGCAGAAGCGTGAGGCTCACGATACGGCCATTGTGCGTCTGGAATCGTTGTGCCCCTTCCCCGTGCAGGAGCTGCAAGCCCAGCTGGCGCAATACGGCAACGTGCAAT CGTTCATTTGGAGCCAGGAGGAGCATCGCAATATGGGTGCCTGGACATTTGTGCGGCCACgctttgaaaatttaattgggCAGCAG ctCAAATACTGCGGTCGCTCTGAGGCACCAACTCCAGCCACTGGCATTGGCAAAGTGCATAAACAGGAAGCTGCTGAGGTTGTCGCTGCCCCCTTTGAAGTTTAG